From Serratia fonticola:
GGCGTTGCTGGGCCTGAATGCGCTTGGCCTGCTGAAGGATCGCTCATTTGCCACCTTCGCCCTGTGCTCGTTCCTGTTCTGTATGCCGTTGGCGTTTTACTACCAGTTTGCCAATGGCTATCTGACGCAGGTTGGGCTGCCGAATGCCACCGGCTGGATGACGCTGGGGCAGGTCTCGGAAATCTTCGCCATGCTGGCGCTGCCGTTGCTGCTCAAGCGGTACGGTATCAAGAAGGTGCTGTTGCTGGGCTTTGTGACCGCAGCAATCCGCTATGTATTCTTTATTTACGGCGGCACTGCGGACGTCTGGGCCTACAGCATGCTGTTCCTGGGCATTTTGCTGCACGGTGTCAGCTACGATTTCTATTTCGTGACCGGTTATATCTACGTCGACAAAAAAGCGCCACCGCATATGCGTACCGCGGCTCAGGGCCTGATCACCCTGATTTGCCAGGGGTTGGGCAGCTTTATCGGTAACTGGCTCGGGGGGCGTGCGATGACCACTTTCGCTCTCGAACAGCCGCGAGACGGTATGACGTTTGACTGGTTCGCCGTGTGGGGCGTGGGTGCGGTGATGGTGGTGGGCGTCATGCTGCTGTTCTTGCTGTTCTTCCGTGAACGCAGCGACAGCATCACCCCGATTGACGTGGCACGGTCTTAATTCATTGCGCCGGGCGTGTTGCCCGGCAAGGTAAAAATTCAGGAGAAACAGATGAAGCAGTTAACCCAGGAACAACGCGTGGTGGGCGCACTTTATGGCCAAATGCTGGGCGACGCACTCGGCATGCCTTCCGAGCTGTGGCCGCGTGAGCGGGTTAAGCGCCACTTTGGCTGGATCGACCGTTTCCTTGACGGCCCGGCGGAGAACAACGCCGCCTGCTATTTCACGGCAGCGCAGTATACCGATGATACCTCGATGGCTCTGGCGCTCGCCGACGCGTTGATCGAGGCCGATGGTCAAGTGGTGCCGGAGCTGATTGCCCGCAACGTGATCCGCTGGGTTGATAGTTTTGACGCCTTCAACAAAAACATCCTTGGCCCAAGTTCCAAACTGGCGCTGGGGGAGCAGAAGAAGGGCACGCCGATTAGTGATTTGGAAAACAACGGCGTGACCAACGGCGCGGCGATGCGGGTTTCCCCGTTGGGGTGCGTATTACCTTCTGCGCCGTTGGAGCAGTTTTGCCAGCAGGTTTGGCTGGCCTCCAGCCCGACGCATAAATCCGATATCGCGGTTGCCGGTGCGGTGGTGATTGCCTGGGCAGTTGCCAAGGCGGTCGAAGGGGCTAGTTGGGCAGAGATCCGCCTGGCCTTGCCAGGGGTGGCAGATTACGCTCAGCGCCGCCAGAGCACCACCTTCAGTGCTTCTTTAGCGGCGCGCATCGAACTGGCCTTCCAGGTAGTCGAACAGGCAGGCGGTACCGAGCAGGCCTCAGAACGGGTCTACCAGTTGGTTGGCGCAGGGGTCAGCACCATAGAATCCGTACCGGCCGCGTTGGCGATGGTTGA
This genomic window contains:
- a CDS encoding nucleoside permease — encoded protein: MKRPHLKLSVMMFIEWFIWGAWFVPLWQYLNKLGFTPGEIAWSYSSTAIAAILSPVLVGVIADHYFAAQKVLGWLHLAGGGLMFIIAWQTTFATFFPLLVIYAITYMPTVALTNSIAFANITDTEKEFPRIRVLGTLGWIASGLVVGFMLPPLLGLGNISDSNLPLIITGVASIALGLYSFVLPNTPAKGSGPVDIKALLGLNALGLLKDRSFATFALCSFLFCMPLAFYYQFANGYLTQVGLPNATGWMTLGQVSEIFAMLALPLLLKRYGIKKVLLLGFVTAAIRYVFFIYGGTADVWAYSMLFLGILLHGVSYDFYFVTGYIYVDKKAPPHMRTAAQGLITLICQGLGSFIGNWLGGRAMTTFALEQPRDGMTFDWFAVWGVGAVMVVGVMLLFLLFFRERSDSITPIDVARS
- a CDS encoding ADP-ribosylglycohydrolase family protein, with translation MKQLTQEQRVVGALYGQMLGDALGMPSELWPRERVKRHFGWIDRFLDGPAENNAACYFTAAQYTDDTSMALALADALIEADGQVVPELIARNVIRWVDSFDAFNKNILGPSSKLALGEQKKGTPISDLENNGVTNGAAMRVSPLGCVLPSAPLEQFCQQVWLASSPTHKSDIAVAGAVVIAWAVAKAVEGASWAEIRLALPGVADYAQRRQSTTFSASLAARIELAFQVVEQAGGTEQASERVYQLVGAGVSTIESVPAALAMVELAQTDPTRCAILCANLGGDTDTIGAMATAICGALNGIDAFDAAMLAELKRVNPLDINHYAQAFLRFRQRWQEAE